DNA sequence from the Streptomyces sp. MST-110588 genome:
GACCGAGGACGGCCCGCTGGTGCTGACGGCCGTGGACGGCGGCCGGGCCAAGCTCGCCGAGTACGGCGTGGAAACCGCACCGGACCCGCTGGCGTAACGATCACCCCTCGTGGGCAATAATCGTGGATTCGTCTTTTCGGGAGCACTGACGTAGACTGACGCGTCGGCTCTCGTGCATCCGTATGCCCGCGCCAGTGGCGTGGGGATCGGGCGACAGTCGATCAAGGTAGCCGATTCGAAAGGCGAAGCGTGGCCAAGAAGCAAGGTGCCATCGAGATCGAGGGCACCGTGATCGAGTCTCTGCCGAACGCGATGTTCAAGGTGGAGCTCCAGAACGGTCACAAGGTCCTCGCGCACATCAGTGGCAAGATGCGGATGCACTACATCCGTATCCTCCCGGATGACCGGGTCGTCGTGGAGCTGTCTCCTTACGACCTGACGCGTGGCCGGATCGTCTACCGGTACAAGTAGATCTTGCCCTCACCCCTCCCGTGGGGTGCTGGCACTGACCCGGAGAACCTCACATCCCATGAAGGTCAAGCCGAGCGTCAAGAAGATCTGCGACAAGTGCAAGGTGATCCGCCGTCACGGCCGGGTCATGGTCATCTGCGACAACCTGCGCCACAAGCAGCGCCAGGGCTGACGCACGCCGACCTGCACCTCGCAGTTCTTCGCGCGACGCAAGCAAACATGTACATACGCAGCGCCCGCCGGCCACGGTCGGCGACACCTCCGGCGGGGGCCGGGGACCCGGGTGCATCCGGTGCCGTGCGGCACGCGGACGTCCGGGAACGGCTCTGCGGAAGACCTCCGAACACCAACAGGAGCCATTGAATGGCACGCGTTTCAGGTGTCGACATCCCGCGCGAAAAGCGCGTGGAGGTTGCCCTCACCTACGTTTTCGGCATCGGCCGCACCCTGGCGAAGGAGACCCTCGCCGCGACCGGTGTGAACCCGAACACCCGCGTTCGTGACCTGGCCGAAGAGGACCTGGTCAAGATCCGCGAGTACGTGGACGCCAACCTCAAGACCGAGGGTGACCTCCGTCGTGAGATCCAGGCCGACATCCGCCGCAAGGTCGAGATCGGCTGCTACCAGGGTCTGCGTCACCGTCGCGGTCTGCCGGTGCACGGTCAGCGCACCAGCACGAACGCGCGTACCCGCAAGGGCCCGCGTCGCGCGATCGCCGGCAAGAAGAAGCCGGGCAAGAAGTAGTCCTCACCGGACGCACTGCGGCCGGCCGGGATTTCCGGACGTCGCAGGTCATCGCGGTCCGAGTAGTAGGACCGACCACCTCCACGGGAGTAATACATGCCTCCGAAGGGCCGTACGGCCGGCGCCAAGAAGGTGCGCCGCAAGGAGAAGAAGAACGTCGCCCACGGGCACGCTCACATCAAGAGCACGTTCAACAACACCATCGTTTCGATCACCGACCCCACGGGCAACGTGATCTCTTGGGCCTCGGCCGGCCACGTCGGCTTCAAGGGCTCTCGCAAGTCGACCCCCTTCGCCGCGCAGATGGCCGCCGAGTCGGCCGCCCGCCGCGCGCAGGAGCACGGCATGCGCAAGGTGGACGTCTTCGTCAAGGGTCCCGGCTCCGGCCGTGAGACCGCGATCCGCTCGCTCCAGGCCACCGGCCTGGAGGTGGGTTCGATCCAGGACGTCACCCCCACCCCGCACAACGGATGCCGCCCGCCCAAGCGCCGCCGCGTCTGACGAGCTGAAGTAGGAGACAAAACAATATGGCGCGTTACACCGGGGCCGACTGCAAGCGTTGCCGTCGGGAGAAGCAGAAGCTCTTCCTCAAGGGGAGCAAGTGCGAGAGCGCGAAGTGCCCGATCGAGATCCGTCCTTACCCCCCGGGTGAGCACGGACGCGGGCGCACCAAGGACAGCGAGTACCTCCTTCAGCTTCGTGAGAAGCAGAAGTGCAGCCGTATCTACGGTGTCCTGGAGAGGCAGTTCGTCGGGTACTACAAGGAAGCGAACCAGAAGACCGGCAAGACCGGTGAGAACCTTCTGCGCATCCTGGAGACCCGTCTGGACAACGTGATCTACCGGGCCGGCTTCGCCAAGTCCCGCGATCACGCCCGTCAGCTCGTCCGTCACGGACACATCACCGTGAACGGCCGCAAGACCGACATCCCGTCGGCCCGTGTGTCCGTGAACGACATCATCGAGGTGCGCGAGTCCTCCCGTAACCTGACCCCCTTCCAGGTGGCTCAGGCGGAGGCCGGGGAGCGGACCGTCCCGGCGTGGCTGGAGGCGATCCCCTCCAAGCTGCGCATCCTCGTGCACAGCCTGCCCGAGCGCCAGGTGATCGACACCCAGGTGCAGGAGCAGCTCATCGTCGAGCTCTACTCCAAGTAGTCCGGAGCTCACGGCGCGGGCGGTACGGCGCGATTCCTTGCGGGTTCGCGCCGTACCGCCCGTACCCTTGTGTTAGTCGGCATCAAATAGTGGGTGCCAAGACTGGAGGCAAATCCTCATGCTGATCGCTCAGCGTCCCTCGCTGACCGAAGAGGTCGTCGACGAATACCGCTCCCGGTTCGTGATCGAGCCGCTGGAGCCGGGCTTCGGCTACACCCTCGGCAACTCCCTGCGTCGTACGCTCCTCTCCTCGATCCCGGGTGCGGCGGTCACGTCCATCCGCATCGACGGTGTCCTGCACGAGTTCACCACCGTGCCGGGCGTCAAGGAGGACGTCACCGACCTCATCCTGAACATCAAGCAGCTCGTCGTCTCCTCCGAGCACGACGAGCCGGTCGTGATGTACCTGCGCAAGCAGGGCCCGGGCCTGGTCACCGCCGCGGACATCGCGCCGCCGGCCGGTGTCGAGGTGCACAACCCCGACCTGGTCCTGGCCACCCTGAACGGCAAGGGCAAGCTGGAGATGGAGCTGACCGTCGAGCGCGGTCGCGGCTACGTCTCCGCCGTGCAGAACAAGCAGGTCGGCCAGGAGATCGGCCGTATCCCGGTCGACTCCATCTACTCGCCGGTCCTGAAGGTCACCTACAAGGTCGAGGCGACCCGAGTCGAGCAGCGCACCGACTTCGACAAGCTGATCGTCGACGTCGAGACCAAGCAGGCCATGCGCCCGCGCGACGCCATGGCGTCGGCCGGCAAGACCCTGGTCGAGCTGTTCGGCCTGGCCCGCGAGCTGAACATCGACGCCGAGGGCATCGACATGGGCCCGTCCCCCACGGACGCCGCCCTGGCCGCCGACCTGGCGCTGCCGATCGAGGAGCTGGAGCTCACCGTTCGGTCGTACAACTGCCTCAAGCGTGAGGGCATCCACTCCGTGGGTGAGCTCGTGGCGCGCTCCGAGGCCGACCTGCTCGACATCCGCAACTTCGGTGCGAAGTCGATCGACGAGGTCAAGGCGAAGCTGGCCGGCATGGGCCTGGCCCTCAAGGACAGCCCGCCCGGATTCGACCCGACCGCCGCCGCCGACGCCTTTGGCGCCGATGATGACGCGGATGCCGGGTTCGTGGAGACCGAGCAGTACTGAGCCGCCGTACGGCGGGTTGGCCGACTTCGGCAGGCCCGCCGTCCCGGCTGGGGCTTTATCGGCCTGCGGCCTCGTCCTCAAACTCCCCCAGCTACCGCTGGGAGGTGCCCCCAGGACGGGCTGGGTTGTGCCTGGTCGGGCTCGAATTGGCTGGGTTCGCCCGGTCGTGACAGTTCAGCGGGCCACGGCCCGTGAAAGATCTTCCATGGGGCAGCCGCCTCGTGGGAACTGACACCGGTACCTGATACGGCCGGTGCAGCAATGAAGGAGAAACACCATGCCGAAGCCCACCAAGGGTGCCCGTCTGGGCGGCAGCGCAGCGCACGAGCGTCTCATGCTGCGCAACCTGGCGACCTCGCTGTTCGAGCACGGCCGCATCACGACGACCGAGGCCAAGGCCCGCCGTCTGCGTCCGTACGCGGAGCGCCTGGTGACCAAGGCGAAGAAGGGCGACCTTCACAACCGCCGCCAGGTCATGGAACTGATCTCGGACAAGAGCGTCGTGCACACGCTCTTCACGGAGATCGCTCCCCGGTACGAGAACCGCCCCGGCGGTTACACCCGTATCACCAAGATCGGCAACCGTCGCGGCGACAACGCCCCGATGGCCGTCATCGAGCTCGTCGAGGCGCTGACCGTGGCCCAGCAGGCCACCGGTGAGGCCGAGGCCGCGACCAAGCGCGCGGTCAAGGAAGACGCCCTGAAGAAGGACGAGGCCGCCGAGGCCAAGTCCGACGAGGCGCCGGCGGAAGAGTCCAAGGACGCCTGACACAGGTGACCGGGGCTCGGTGCGGGCCCGTTCCCTCTCGGGGGAGCGGGCCCGCACCGCTTTGTGCTCCGAGTTCGTGCTGCGGGGTTTTGTGCTTTGAGAGGATCAGCGCGTGAGCGATGAGGTGGAGCCCGGTTACGTACGGGTGCGGCTGGATCTTTCCTACGACGGCAAGGACTTCTCGGGCTGGGCCAAGCAGCACCAGCGGCGGACCGTCCAGGGCGAGCTGGAGGACGCGCTGCGCACGGTGACCCGGTCCGGCCGTACGTACGAGCTGACCGTGGCCGGGCGGACGGACGCCGGTGTGCACGCGCGCGGACAGGTGGCGCACGTGGACCTGCCGCAGGAGGTCTGGGAGGCGCACGGCGAGCGGCTGCTGCGCCGGCTGGCCGGGCGGCTGCCCAAGGACGTACGGGTGTGGCGGCTGGCCCCGGCCCCGTACGGGTTCAACGCCCGCTTCTCGGCGGTCTGGCGCCGGTACGCCTACCGGGTCACCGACCACCCGGGCGGCGTGGACCCGCTGCTGCGCGGGCACGTGCTGTGGCACGACTGGGAGCTGGACGTCGAGGCGATGAACGCCGCCTCGCAGCCGCTGCTGGGCGAGCACGACTTCGCGGCGTACTGCAAGCGGCGCGAGGGCGCCACCACCATCCGTACGCTCCAGGAGCTGAGCTGGGTGCGGGACGCGGAGGGGATCGTGACCGCGACCGTACGGGCCGATGCCTTCTGCCACAACATGGTGCGCTCGCTGGTGGGCGCGCTGCTGTTCGTGGGGGACGGGCACCGGCCGGTGGAGTGGCCGGGGAAGGTGCTGGCGGCCGGGGTACGGGACTCGGCGGTGCACGTCGTACGGCCGCACGGGCTGACCCTGGAGGAGGTCGGCTACCCGGCGGACGAGCTGCTCATGGCCCGTAACCAGGAAGCCCGCAACAAGCGGACGCTGCCGGGCCGCGGTTGCTGCTGAGGGGGACGGGCCGGGGCTGTCCCCGGCCCGGCCGTGTCAGGACGTCAGGAACGCCGGGACGCCAGGACCGGGCCGTGGCCCCGTGTCGCCTCAGGACTGGGCCGCGGCGGCCTTGGCGGCCTGGTCCGTACCGCGCTGAAGGATGCGGTTGAAGACGTACGTGGCGCCGTCCCGGCTGATCCGCTGCGCCTGGGTCTCGCTCGGCACGACCGGCTTGCCGTTGGTGTAGCCGGCGATCGTGAAGTAGGCGTAGCGGCCGACGGAGTTGTATGACTGCCGGCAGGCGGTGCCGTGGCAGAAGGAGCCCGCGGCGCCCCCGGCGAGCGGGGCGAGGCCGGGCTGGGCGTCCTTGACGACCTTGGCCGCGGCGGCCTTGGACTTCATCAGCGCCACGCCGACGGTGACCGCCACGCCGTCCTTGGTGTAGGTGGCACGCAGCACCTGCTTGCAGCCGTTGTGGGACAGCAGGGAGCCCAGGGCGCCTGTCGTTGCGGCGGTGCAGTCGTTGGTGGCGGTGGCTGCCGTACGGGGGTAGGAGCGCTTGCCGATGACCATGGTGTTGCCGGGGAAGAGGGTCGCGACGGTCAGCGGCGCCTTGTCCTTCTTGGGATCGGTGATGTAGTCCCGGGGGTTGGGCGGGGGCGGGACCGAGACGTCGGAGAAGGACGGCTTGGGGGCGGGCGGCTGCGCGGGCAGCGTCGGGGCGGAGGGCAGCGCGGTCGGCTTGTCGTCCGCCTTGCCGCCGCTGGTGATCACCGCGGTGGCGACGATGCCGCCCACCGCCAGCGTCGCCAGCGCCCCGCCGCCTATGTACAGCCAGCGCTTGCGGCGGGCCCGCACCCGGCTCTCGTCGGCCAGCGCGTCCCAGTCGGGAGTCGTGGGGTCGGTTCCCCCGGGGCCCAGCGGCCCGCCTTGCCCAAAGCTCATGCCGCGCATCCTAAACCGGTTGGTCGAGCGGGCGGCGGGCGGTGACAATCCGGTCCATGGGACACGTGGAGGCCGGACATCTGGAGTACTTCCTGCCGGACGGGCGGGTGCTGTTGAACGATGTGTCGTTCCGCGTCGGCGAGGGCGCCTCGGTCGCGCTGGTGGGGGCCAACGGCGCGGGCAAGACGACGCTGCTGCGGCTGATCTCGGGGGAGCTCAAGCCGCACGGCGGGACGGTGACCGTCAGCGGCGGCCTCGGGGTGATGCCGCAGTTCGTGGGGTCGATGGGGGCACCTCCCGTGCCTTCCGGGCTACGGGGGAGGGATGAGCGGACCGTACGGGACCTGCTGGTCTCAGTGGCGCAGCCGCGGATCAGAGAAGCCGCGGCGGCCGTGGACGCGGCCGAGCACGCGGTCATGACATCGGACGACGAGGCCGCGCAGATGGCGTACGCGCAGGCGCTGAGCGACTGGGCCGAGGCACGCGGGTACGAGGCCGAGACGGTCTGGGACATGTGCACGACGGCCGCGCTGGGCGTCCCGTACGAGAAGGCACAGTGGCGCCAGGTGCGCACCCTCAGCGGCGGCGAGCAGAAACGGCTGGTCCTGGAGGCGCTGCTGCGCGGCGGTGACGAGGTGCTGCTGCTGGACGAGCCGGACAACTATCTGGACGTACCGGGCAAGCGCTGGCTGGAGGAGCGGCTGCGCGAGACGAAGAAGACGGTGCTGTTCGTCTCCCACGACCGGGAGCTGCTGGCCCGCTCCGCGGAGAAGATCGTCAGCGTGGAGCCGGGGCCCGCCGGGTCGGACGTATGGGTGCACGGCGGCGGCTTCGGCACGTACCACCAGGCCCGTAAGGAGCGCTTCGCCCGCTTCGAGGAGCTGCGGCGGCGCTGGGACGAGGAGCACGCCAAGCTCAGGCAGCTCGTGCACACGCTCAAGCAGAAGGCCGCCTTCAACGACGGCATGGCCTCGCGCTACCAGGCCGCCCAGACCCGGCTGCGCAAGTTCGAGGAGGCCGGGCCGCCGCAGGAGCCGCCGCGCGAGCAGGAGATCAGCATGCGGCTGCGCGGGGGCCGTACCGGCGTACGGGCCGTGACCTGCGAGAACCTTGAGCTGACCGGGCTGATGAAGCCGTTCGACCTGGAGGTCTTCTACGGCGAGCGGGTCGCGGTGCTGGGGTCCAACGGCTCGGGCAAGTCGCACTTCCTGCGGCTTCTGGCGGGGGATCCCGAGCATCCGGTGGCGCATACGGGTGTCTGGAAGCTGGGTGCGCGCGTCGTGCCCGGTCATTTCGCGCAAACGCATGCTCATCCGGAACTGGAGGGGCGCACACTTCTGGACATCCTGTGGAAGGAACACGCCAAGGATCGCGGCAAGGCGATGAGCGCGCTGCGCCGCTACGAGCTGGAGCGCCAGGCCGAGCAGCGCTTCGAGCGGCTCTCCGGCGGGCAGCAGGCGCGCTTCCAGATCCTGCTGCTGGAGCTGACGGGCGCCACCGCGCTGCTGCTGGACGAGCCGACGGACAACCTGGACCTGGAGAGCGCGGAGGCGTTGCAGGAGGGGCTGGAGGCGTACGAGGGAACGGTGCTGGCGGTGACCCACGACCGGTGGTTCGCGCGGTCCTTCGACCGGTATCTGGTGTTCGGGTCCGACGGACGGGTGCGGG
Encoded proteins:
- the rpsK gene encoding 30S ribosomal protein S11 — translated: MPPKGRTAGAKKVRRKEKKNVAHGHAHIKSTFNNTIVSITDPTGNVISWASAGHVGFKGSRKSTPFAAQMAAESAARRAQEHGMRKVDVFVKGPGSGRETAIRSLQATGLEVGSIQDVTPTPHNGCRPPKRRRV
- the infA gene encoding translation initiation factor IF-1; amino-acid sequence: MAKKQGAIEIEGTVIESLPNAMFKVELQNGHKVLAHISGKMRMHYIRILPDDRVVVELSPYDLTRGRIVYRYK
- the rpmJ gene encoding 50S ribosomal protein L36, whose translation is MKVKPSVKKICDKCKVIRRHGRVMVICDNLRHKQRQG
- the rplQ gene encoding 50S ribosomal protein L17; the protein is MPKPTKGARLGGSAAHERLMLRNLATSLFEHGRITTTEAKARRLRPYAERLVTKAKKGDLHNRRQVMELISDKSVVHTLFTEIAPRYENRPGGYTRITKIGNRRGDNAPMAVIELVEALTVAQQATGEAEAATKRAVKEDALKKDEAAEAKSDEAPAEESKDA
- a CDS encoding DNA-directed RNA polymerase subunit alpha codes for the protein MLIAQRPSLTEEVVDEYRSRFVIEPLEPGFGYTLGNSLRRTLLSSIPGAAVTSIRIDGVLHEFTTVPGVKEDVTDLILNIKQLVVSSEHDEPVVMYLRKQGPGLVTAADIAPPAGVEVHNPDLVLATLNGKGKLEMELTVERGRGYVSAVQNKQVGQEIGRIPVDSIYSPVLKVTYKVEATRVEQRTDFDKLIVDVETKQAMRPRDAMASAGKTLVELFGLARELNIDAEGIDMGPSPTDAALAADLALPIEELELTVRSYNCLKREGIHSVGELVARSEADLLDIRNFGAKSIDEVKAKLAGMGLALKDSPPGFDPTAAADAFGADDDADAGFVETEQY
- the rpsD gene encoding 30S ribosomal protein S4; this translates as MARYTGADCKRCRREKQKLFLKGSKCESAKCPIEIRPYPPGEHGRGRTKDSEYLLQLREKQKCSRIYGVLERQFVGYYKEANQKTGKTGENLLRILETRLDNVIYRAGFAKSRDHARQLVRHGHITVNGRKTDIPSARVSVNDIIEVRESSRNLTPFQVAQAEAGERTVPAWLEAIPSKLRILVHSLPERQVIDTQVQEQLIVELYSK
- the truA gene encoding tRNA pseudouridine(38-40) synthase TruA, with translation MSDEVEPGYVRVRLDLSYDGKDFSGWAKQHQRRTVQGELEDALRTVTRSGRTYELTVAGRTDAGVHARGQVAHVDLPQEVWEAHGERLLRRLAGRLPKDVRVWRLAPAPYGFNARFSAVWRRYAYRVTDHPGGVDPLLRGHVLWHDWELDVEAMNAASQPLLGEHDFAAYCKRREGATTIRTLQELSWVRDAEGIVTATVRADAFCHNMVRSLVGALLFVGDGHRPVEWPGKVLAAGVRDSAVHVVRPHGLTLEEVGYPADELLMARNQEARNKRTLPGRGCC
- the rpsM gene encoding 30S ribosomal protein S13, yielding MARVSGVDIPREKRVEVALTYVFGIGRTLAKETLAATGVNPNTRVRDLAEEDLVKIREYVDANLKTEGDLRREIQADIRRKVEIGCYQGLRHRRGLPVHGQRTSTNARTRKGPRRAIAGKKKPGKK
- a CDS encoding ATP-binding cassette domain-containing protein; this encodes MGHVEAGHLEYFLPDGRVLLNDVSFRVGEGASVALVGANGAGKTTLLRLISGELKPHGGTVTVSGGLGVMPQFVGSMGAPPVPSGLRGRDERTVRDLLVSVAQPRIREAAAAVDAAEHAVMTSDDEAAQMAYAQALSDWAEARGYEAETVWDMCTTAALGVPYEKAQWRQVRTLSGGEQKRLVLEALLRGGDEVLLLDEPDNYLDVPGKRWLEERLRETKKTVLFVSHDRELLARSAEKIVSVEPGPAGSDVWVHGGGFGTYHQARKERFARFEELRRRWDEEHAKLRQLVHTLKQKAAFNDGMASRYQAAQTRLRKFEEAGPPQEPPREQEISMRLRGGRTGVRAVTCENLELTGLMKPFDLEVFYGERVAVLGSNGSGKSHFLRLLAGDPEHPVAHTGVWKLGARVVPGHFAQTHAHPELEGRTLLDILWKEHAKDRGKAMSALRRYELERQAEQRFERLSGGQQARFQILLLELTGATALLLDEPTDNLDLESAEALQEGLEAYEGTVLAVTHDRWFARSFDRYLVFGSDGRVREAPEPVWDERRVERKR